From Thermococcus celericrescens, a single genomic window includes:
- a CDS encoding methyltransferase family protein — MGVALLTVGIVFWLLCYRQVSKAYRRGELLTTGCYSRVRHPIYSIWGFLIVLGFSLAIGGFMLGLPLVYWLALVKFIGEEENALEERFGDEWREYTKRTGRFLPRI; from the coding sequence TTGGGGGTTGCCCTTCTCACAGTCGGCATAGTCTTCTGGCTCCTCTGCTACCGGCAGGTTTCGAAGGCCTACCGAAGGGGCGAGCTGCTCACAACGGGCTGCTACTCCAGAGTCCGCCACCCTATCTATTCAATCTGGGGCTTTCTTATAGTGCTCGGCTTCTCGCTCGCCATCGGAGGCTTTATGCTGGGCCTACCACTCGTCTACTGGCTCGCATTGGTGAAATTTATAGGAGAAGAAGAGAACGCCCTAGAGGAGAGGTTCGGCGATGAGTGGCGAGAATACACGAAAAGAACGGGCAGGTTCCTACCGAGGATTTGA
- a CDS encoding NifB/NifX family molybdenum-iron cluster-binding protein, with amino-acid sequence MRCLKVAFGMENDETLIDAHYGDSEFFAIYEVYENGSVKLLEKRHNRAKDFEEEDDGHGDPRKFKAVVSQLLDVDVLAAFRMGPNFLRIRDKTNKVAFFTRTRDLKIALQRVVENFDDLWEQTQAKKAEKPPIEE; translated from the coding sequence ATGAGGTGCCTGAAGGTCGCGTTTGGAATGGAGAACGACGAGACGCTCATAGATGCCCACTACGGGGATTCGGAGTTCTTCGCGATATACGAGGTCTATGAAAACGGGAGCGTTAAGCTTCTCGAAAAGAGGCACAACAGGGCCAAGGACTTCGAGGAAGAGGACGACGGCCACGGCGACCCCAGGAAGTTCAAGGCCGTCGTGAGCCAGCTCCTCGACGTTGACGTCCTGGCTGCATTCAGAATGGGGCCGAACTTCCTGAGGATCCGTGACAAGACCAACAAGGTGGCCTTCTTCACGAGGACGAGGGACCTTAAGATAGCCCTCCAGCGTGTCGTTGAGAACTTCGACGACCTCTGGGAGCAGACCCAGGCGAAGAAGGCCGAAAAGCCGCCAATAGAGGAGTGA
- a CDS encoding nucleotide-binding protein gives MQIAVSGGKGGTGKSTVAINLAIVLRERYDLVLADLDVEAPNDHLLLGVELANEEPVELFMPRFDYQKCTRCRKCAEVCEEHAIITMRDGTPFLMPNLCSGCAACEIVCPVPGAILPGKKLMGHTYLTETPYGFPLVTGRLLEGEERAMPIVSRAKKRAQGLEKELLMVDTAAGTSNTVSKALEDSRLIIAVTEPTPLGIHDGELILRLAKLMDIPAMVVVNRSDLGDVAKVREIAEKYGAEVIAEIPYSENVIRSYVDGKPIVLTEYPEAGLFREIASRVVEFLGGGE, from the coding sequence TTGCAGATAGCGGTGAGTGGTGGAAAAGGTGGCACCGGAAAGTCCACGGTCGCGATTAACCTGGCGATAGTGCTTAGGGAGCGCTACGACCTTGTCTTGGCGGATCTCGATGTCGAGGCGCCGAACGACCACCTCCTCCTCGGCGTGGAGCTGGCCAACGAGGAGCCGGTTGAACTGTTCATGCCGCGCTTTGACTATCAGAAGTGCACCCGCTGCAGGAAGTGCGCTGAAGTCTGCGAGGAGCACGCGATAATAACCATGCGCGACGGGACACCTTTCCTCATGCCGAACCTATGCTCCGGCTGCGCCGCCTGTGAAATAGTCTGCCCGGTTCCGGGGGCGATTCTGCCGGGTAAGAAGCTGATGGGGCACACATACCTTACTGAAACCCCCTACGGCTTCCCGCTCGTTACGGGCCGGCTCCTTGAGGGTGAGGAGAGGGCGATGCCGATAGTTTCCAGGGCCAAGAAGCGTGCCCAGGGGCTTGAGAAGGAGCTTTTGATGGTTGACACCGCCGCGGGGACGAGCAACACCGTCTCAAAGGCCCTTGAGGACTCAAGGCTCATCATAGCCGTCACCGAGCCAACTCCCCTCGGCATTCACGACGGCGAGCTGATTCTTAGGCTGGCGAAGCTGATGGACATCCCGGCGATGGTCGTTGTGAACCGCTCGGACCTCGGCGACGTGGCTAAGGTGCGCGAGATTGCCGAGAAGTACGGTGCGGAGGTAATAGCGGAGATTCCGTACAGCGAGAACGTCATAAGGAGCTACGTTGATGGGAAGCCCATAGTCCTGACGGAGTATCCCGAGGCGGGGCTCTTCAGGGAGATTGCTTCCAGGGTCGTTGAGTTCCTCGGAGGTGGTGAGTGA